From Planifilum fimeticola, one genomic window encodes:
- a CDS encoding AAA family ATPase, with the protein MENRTLGGNRIAETTERVLGQLESAVLGSNLNLRLLWANLLTGGHVLLEGVPGLGKTLMVRSLARTVDASFSRIQFTPDLMPSDVTGTKVYDPQSGRFSFKKGPVFTHLLLADEINRTPPKTQAALLEAMEEGQVSIDGESMPLPSPFFVVATQNPLEYEGTYPLPEAQLDRFSVKLIIDYPAEEEEAALLREHRLSAGRESNLKKVVGIEELLALREEVDRITVEESVLRYITAIVRGTRQDPRITLGGSPRAGLSLLALSRALAAMDGRHFVTPDDVITAVKPVLRHRIILASEAELEGMKTDDVIEEIVRSIPVPR; encoded by the coding sequence ATGGAAAATCGGACCTTAGGGGGAAACCGGATTGCCGAGACCACCGAAAGGGTATTGGGGCAACTCGAATCGGCGGTGCTCGGCTCCAACCTCAATCTGCGACTGCTGTGGGCAAATCTGTTGACCGGAGGACATGTCCTTCTGGAGGGAGTCCCCGGCCTGGGAAAGACGCTCATGGTCCGCTCTCTGGCCCGAACCGTGGACGCGTCCTTTTCCCGCATTCAATTCACGCCGGATCTGATGCCGTCGGATGTGACCGGCACCAAGGTGTACGATCCTCAGTCGGGGCGTTTTTCCTTCAAAAAGGGGCCGGTCTTCACCCATCTGCTTTTGGCGGATGAGATTAACCGGACGCCACCCAAGACGCAGGCGGCCCTTCTCGAAGCCATGGAGGAGGGGCAGGTTTCCATCGACGGGGAATCGATGCCGTTGCCGTCCCCTTTTTTTGTCGTCGCCACTCAAAATCCTCTCGAATATGAAGGGACTTATCCCTTGCCGGAGGCGCAGCTGGACCGGTTTTCAGTCAAGTTGATCATCGATTACCCCGCGGAAGAAGAGGAAGCCGCTCTCCTGCGGGAACATCGGCTTTCGGCCGGGCGGGAGTCAAACCTGAAAAAAGTCGTGGGAATCGAGGAGCTGTTGGCGCTGCGGGAGGAGGTGGACCGGATCACCGTGGAGGAATCGGTGCTCCGATATATCACCGCCATCGTCCGCGGCACCCGCCAAGATCCCCGCATCACTTTGGGAGGAAGTCCCCGAGCCGGTCTGAGCCTGCTCGCCTTGAGCCGCGCTCTGGCCGCCATGGACGGACGCCACTTTGTAACGCCCGACGACGTGATAACGGCAGTGAAACCGGTGCTCCGCCACCGAATCATCCTCGCGTCGGAGGCGGAATTGGAAGGGATGAAAACCGATGACGTCATCGAAGAGATCGTCCGTTCGATCCCGGTTCCGCGATAA
- a CDS encoding DUF4350 domain-containing protein, with protein sequence MQQRDKTWVGVLIMVLLLGALAVLFPLLIPKGAMRTFSSDNPGKSGVKAIRDLLAERGVQVQKWEKEWDHLPHTKGNVLFIVEPEIRGVDKEEISSLREWAERGNTAVIWSSSGFLLFNEMGFSPTSGGDAPQIVSVAESSEEWLRHIDRLMLPENNRVQSGEDIEAVLTDLRGEILVARKRLGQGQIFYIPEPEMITNRFINRGDNVALPLFFASFAEGTLWFDESGPRLAKEGSSGENPAQNLKSWFGDQGIFAAAEACIAFLLWLYVRGKRFAAPRWDTVDRFRSQDEFVQAMASLYQVSRLRRDSLEILERSFLRDVSRMAGFPFGTSRDRLAERISAIAGGETGERFRLLMEEIERRKNTRITEKELIRLTQEMEGCRREIRKWKIGP encoded by the coding sequence ATGCAGCAGAGGGATAAAACGTGGGTCGGAGTTCTCATCATGGTGTTGCTGTTGGGCGCTTTGGCGGTGCTTTTCCCCCTCCTGATCCCGAAGGGGGCGATGCGCACCTTCTCCTCCGACAACCCGGGCAAATCCGGCGTGAAGGCGATTCGCGATTTGCTCGCGGAGCGGGGGGTGCAGGTTCAAAAATGGGAAAAGGAGTGGGATCATCTTCCGCACACCAAGGGGAACGTGCTTTTCATCGTCGAGCCGGAAATCCGGGGTGTCGACAAAGAGGAGATTTCCAGCCTCCGGGAATGGGCGGAGAGGGGAAACACCGCGGTGATCTGGTCAAGTTCGGGTTTTCTCCTCTTCAATGAGATGGGCTTTTCGCCGACTTCGGGGGGTGACGCTCCCCAAATCGTTTCCGTTGCTGAAAGCTCCGAAGAGTGGTTGCGCCATATCGATCGGTTGATGCTGCCCGAAAACAACCGGGTCCAATCAGGTGAAGACATCGAGGCGGTGTTGACGGACCTTCGGGGGGAAATCCTGGTGGCCCGGAAACGGCTGGGGCAGGGTCAGATTTTTTACATTCCCGAACCGGAGATGATCACCAATCGGTTTATCAACCGGGGAGACAATGTGGCACTTCCTCTGTTTTTTGCTTCTTTTGCGGAGGGAACCCTCTGGTTTGACGAAAGCGGTCCCCGCCTCGCGAAAGAGGGGTCTTCCGGAGAGAATCCCGCCCAAAACTTGAAAAGCTGGTTCGGGGATCAAGGAATTTTTGCGGCGGCGGAGGCGTGTATCGCTTTCCTCCTGTGGCTGTATGTGCGCGGGAAACGCTTTGCCGCTCCCCGGTGGGACACGGTGGATCGATTCCGGAGTCAGGACGAGTTTGTACAGGCCATGGCTTCTCTGTATCAGGTCTCCCGCCTGCGCCGCGATTCCCTCGAGATATTGGAGCGCTCCTTCCTCCGGGATGTTTCCAGGATGGCCGGCTTTCCCTTCGGAACATCCCGGGACCGGCTGGCGGAGCGGATCTCGGCGATTGCGGGCGGGGAGACCGGGGAGAGATTCCGGCTGCTGATGGAGGAAATCGAGCGACGAAAAAATACAAGGATCACGGAAAAGGAACTGATTCGTCTCACCCAGGAGATGGAAGGATGCAGAAGGGAGATTCGGAAATGGAAAATCGGACCTTAG
- a CDS encoding DUF4129 domain-containing protein — MDAEYQQAREQLEEILNRKEYTGGDWLERGIRFIDEFLEGLDWLPSLSFPGWEIPPWLLPAVLFLFFVFSLVWVRGHLTLNRRLKGNGKESAPGKPASGEKLQELGEEAARRGDFRLAIRYLFQSVLTALRDQGMLSEVSRRTHREQIAEIRSRMPERCSLFESLVFRFEEAWYGQVPVGPGDYHRFREEADMLLKGDPAHAAEG; from the coding sequence ATGGACGCGGAATATCAACAGGCTCGAGAACAGTTGGAGGAGATCTTAAATCGCAAGGAATACACCGGCGGCGACTGGCTGGAACGGGGGATCCGGTTCATCGATGAATTCCTGGAAGGGTTGGATTGGCTTCCGTCCCTGTCCTTTCCCGGGTGGGAGATCCCCCCGTGGCTGTTGCCCGCTGTCCTTTTCCTGTTTTTTGTCTTTTCCCTCGTGTGGGTTAGAGGGCACCTCACCCTGAACAGGCGACTGAAAGGGAACGGGAAAGAAAGCGCCCCCGGAAAGCCCGCCAGTGGTGAAAAATTGCAGGAGCTCGGCGAGGAGGCCGCCCGTCGCGGCGATTTCCGACTGGCCATCCGATATCTTTTTCAATCGGTCTTGACGGCGCTGCGGGATCAGGGGATGCTCAGCGAAGTGTCCCGTCGGACCCACAGGGAACAGATCGCTGAGATCCGGTCGCGGATGCCCGAAAGGTGCTCCCTTTTTGAATCGTTGGTTTTCCGCTTTGAAGAGGCTTGGTACGGTCAGGTTCCGGTCGGGCCCGGGGATTATCACCGGTTCCGTGAGGAAGCGGACATGCTTTTGAAAGGAGACCCAGCCCATGCAGCAGAGGGATAA
- a CDS encoding M42 family metallopeptidase, which translates to MDWSLFERLTQAPGAPGFEGEVRGILRTHLGKHSDELVQDRLGGVFGILRGESGPWVMVAGHMDEVSFMVTRITEGGFLRFQPLGGWWNQVMLAQRVEVITRTGKRIPGVIGSVPPHLLKPDARTKPMEIEEMFIDVGARDEEEVDRMGIRPGDPVVPVCPFIEMAGGRRLMAKAWDNRFGCGLAVELLKEMKESRPPNTLIAGATVQEELGLRGAEAAANLIQPDIFFAVDASPAGDIPGVREGFGKLGGGVLIRVYDRTMVTLPGMRDYLLDTAEKENIPYQFFVSQGGTDAGAVHRSGTGVPSAAIGVCARYIHSHAAIVDKDDIEAAKAFLIALVKGLDDAAAERIRER; encoded by the coding sequence ATCGATTGGTCCTTGTTTGAGCGGTTGACGCAGGCGCCGGGGGCCCCGGGTTTCGAGGGGGAAGTGCGCGGTATTCTGCGAACTCATCTCGGGAAGCATTCCGATGAGTTGGTTCAGGACCGCTTGGGCGGAGTGTTCGGAATCCTCCGCGGCGAATCCGGCCCCTGGGTGATGGTTGCCGGCCATATGGACGAGGTTTCCTTCATGGTGACCCGGATCACCGAGGGGGGCTTTTTGCGGTTTCAGCCTTTGGGCGGATGGTGGAATCAGGTGATGCTGGCCCAGCGGGTTGAAGTGATCACCCGAACCGGAAAGCGAATCCCCGGAGTTATCGGATCGGTGCCGCCTCATCTGCTTAAGCCGGATGCGCGCACAAAGCCCATGGAGATCGAAGAGATGTTTATCGATGTCGGTGCCCGGGATGAGGAAGAAGTTGACCGGATGGGCATCCGTCCCGGCGACCCGGTCGTCCCGGTTTGCCCCTTCATCGAGATGGCAGGGGGACGACGGTTGATGGCCAAGGCCTGGGATAACCGATTCGGTTGCGGCTTGGCCGTCGAGCTGCTCAAGGAGATGAAGGAGAGCAGGCCGCCCAACACGCTGATTGCCGGCGCCACGGTTCAGGAGGAACTGGGTTTGAGGGGAGCGGAAGCGGCGGCAAATCTCATACAACCCGATATCTTTTTCGCGGTGGATGCCAGTCCCGCCGGTGATATCCCCGGCGTAAGGGAAGGGTTTGGCAAGTTGGGCGGCGGAGTGCTGATCCGCGTCTATGACCGCACCATGGTCACGCTTCCCGGCATGAGGGATTATCTCCTGGACACTGCCGAAAAGGAGAACATTCCCTATCAGTTTTTCGTCAGCCAAGGCGGAACCGACGCGGGAGCGGTTCACCGCTCGGGAACGGGGGTTCCATCCGCGGCCATCGGCGTGTGCGCCCGATACATCCACTCCCACGCGGCCATTGTGGACAAGGATGATATCGAAGCGGCCAAGGCTTTTCTGATCGCGCTGGTGAAGGGACTGGACGATGCCGCCGCCGAACGGATTCGTGAACGCTGA
- a CDS encoding transcriptional regulator: MPFKELARIDKLVHEPARLAILNALAACNVAEFLFLQEMTGLTKGNLSCHLSKLEKANLVSIDKHFVRKKIPQTTVRITPEGRAAVQNYWKNLDRIRSSIENLKD; this comes from the coding sequence ATGCCCTTCAAAGAATTGGCCCGGATTGACAAGCTGGTCCATGAGCCCGCGCGGCTTGCCATCCTCAATGCTCTGGCCGCCTGCAATGTTGCCGAGTTTCTTTTTCTCCAGGAGATGACCGGTTTGACTAAGGGGAATCTCTCCTGTCACCTCTCCAAATTGGAAAAGGCCAATCTCGTCTCGATCGACAAACACTTTGTCCGCAAAAAAATCCCCCAGACCACCGTGCGAATCACGCCGGAGGGGCGGGCTGCCGTGCAAAACTACTGGAAGAACCTGGACCGGATCCGGTCGTCAATCGAAAACCTGAAAGATTGA
- a CDS encoding UDP-N-acetylmuramoyl-tripeptide--D-alanyl-D-alanine ligase has protein sequence MVTVEDTFAAFWRLALWNWKQCSPRVIGITGSAGKSTTTEMTASILKRKWSMIKTQGNLNTYSFLPSYLVRLSPGHRILLLEMGMKSLNNIARQCRVVRPEIGAVTNVGEAHVGSLGSLDRVVRAKQELIDGMRPGGILFLNADDPRSRKLSTHRFRGIVRTFGIRNPADVRAHSVRYTARGMEFRVRLDKMDYVFRIPVFGVHNVYNALVAIGIARALHVPIRDIQEGLARFQPPKMRLQFVAGRGGRTLINDAWNANPTAMMEGLKVLKHVAGGRPAVAVLGDMLELGGLSRWAHQQVGRFVAKITPDWLVTVGKDAREIGRTAVSHGMNPSRVRHFSSREGAARFLQQLPRNAVIYFKASRKLHFEKLVRQLRAP, from the coding sequence TTGGTCACCGTCGAAGACACCTTTGCCGCCTTCTGGCGCCTGGCCCTCTGGAATTGGAAACAATGCTCGCCACGAGTCATCGGAATCACCGGCAGCGCCGGAAAATCCACGACAACCGAGATGACGGCATCCATCCTGAAGCGGAAATGGTCGATGATCAAAACCCAGGGCAACCTGAATACCTACTCTTTCCTGCCCTCCTATCTGGTCCGCCTCTCCCCCGGTCACCGAATTCTTTTGCTGGAGATGGGCATGAAATCCCTGAACAACATCGCCCGGCAGTGCAGGGTGGTTCGTCCTGAAATCGGTGCCGTCACCAATGTGGGTGAAGCGCACGTCGGAAGCCTGGGCAGCCTCGACCGCGTGGTCCGCGCCAAACAGGAGCTGATCGACGGAATGCGTCCGGGGGGAATCCTCTTCCTCAACGCCGACGACCCCCGATCCCGCAAGTTGAGCACCCATCGCTTCAGGGGAATTGTACGCACCTTCGGCATTCGCAACCCGGCTGATGTTCGCGCCCATTCGGTCCGTTACACCGCCCGGGGAATGGAATTCCGGGTGAGGCTGGATAAAATGGATTATGTCTTCCGCATTCCCGTTTTCGGCGTGCACAATGTGTACAACGCCCTGGTGGCAATCGGCATCGCCCGCGCGCTCCATGTTCCGATCCGGGACATCCAGGAAGGGCTCGCCCGCTTTCAACCGCCGAAAATGCGCCTCCAATTTGTCGCCGGACGCGGCGGGCGAACGCTGATCAACGATGCCTGGAATGCTAACCCCACCGCCATGATGGAAGGACTGAAAGTGCTGAAACATGTCGCCGGAGGCCGTCCTGCCGTCGCCGTACTGGGAGACATGCTCGAGCTGGGCGGTCTGAGCCGATGGGCCCACCAGCAAGTGGGCAGGTTCGTCGCCAAAATCACCCCCGATTGGCTCGTCACCGTGGGAAAAGACGCCCGGGAAATCGGGAGAACGGCCGTATCCCACGGAATGAACCCTTCGCGGGTGCGCCACTTCAGCTCGCGGGAAGGCGCCGCCCGATTTCTTCAACAGCTCCCGCGAAACGCCGTCATCTATTTCAAAGCCTCGCGAAAGCTCCATTTCGAAAAGCTGGTCAGGCAATTGCGCGCCCCATAG
- the abc-f gene encoding ribosomal protection-like ABC-F family protein — protein MVVLKAENLKKEWNGKRVFENVHLEVEQGERVALIGQNGAGKTTLLGCLTGRIPPDGGTIFRRWPAERWELVEQHLTVPEDWSVRDFVESGSTELHRLKRERVRLEQWMADGGGERMQEHVVRYGSVLERFQLLGGYEWELEVEAQLTRFRLSGEALYSRLSGGQKTRAQLARALMGDPPLLLLDEPTNHLDVETADWLGEWIRSYRGTVLFVSHDREWIDRLADKTVELTPKGTRTYRGGYTDFRRERERERKEQEALYKKQQQQKRKLEEAIRRYREWYAKAHTTAGERNPFLKKRAEKNRTRFQAKERALERLEQEKVERPKEDPRVQVRFEEGTFEARHLIRLEGADVGYGEETVLKNITFTLSRGDRMVVVGPNGSGKTTLLKLLAGKLDPRTGTVIRHPALRVGYFAQELENLKEDETILESLLRLPGMTQGEARNILAAFLFRKEEVHRKIGSLSMGERCRVAFVNLYFSEANLMVLDEPTNYLDIPTRERIEEALLQYPGAMVLVSHDRTLLKKVSNRVAHLRNGRVEIYPGGYGEYLTRLKDRARSADPETERRIRSLELELSRLMAEEEPETEEDKGILYDRIREVKVELMRLKALKEAEHSSHG, from the coding sequence ATGGTGGTTTTGAAGGCGGAGAACCTGAAGAAAGAGTGGAACGGAAAACGGGTGTTTGAGAACGTCCATTTGGAGGTGGAGCAGGGGGAGCGCGTCGCCCTGATCGGACAAAACGGAGCGGGGAAAACGACGCTGCTGGGATGTCTGACGGGGAGGATCCCCCCGGACGGAGGAACGATTTTTCGCCGCTGGCCGGCGGAACGATGGGAGTTGGTGGAGCAGCATCTGACGGTACCGGAGGATTGGAGTGTCAGGGATTTCGTGGAATCCGGAAGCACGGAGTTGCACCGGTTGAAGCGGGAGCGGGTCCGGCTGGAGCAATGGATGGCCGACGGGGGAGGGGAGCGGATGCAGGAGCATGTCGTACGGTACGGATCGGTTTTGGAACGATTCCAGCTCCTCGGCGGCTATGAGTGGGAGTTGGAGGTGGAAGCGCAGCTGACCCGCTTTCGCCTGTCCGGAGAGGCGTTATACAGCCGGCTGAGCGGGGGGCAAAAAACCCGTGCCCAATTGGCCCGAGCGTTGATGGGGGATCCGCCCCTGTTGCTCCTGGATGAGCCCACCAATCACCTGGATGTGGAGACGGCGGACTGGTTGGGGGAATGGATCCGGTCATATCGCGGAACCGTGCTGTTTGTTTCCCACGATCGGGAGTGGATCGACCGGCTGGCTGACAAAACGGTGGAGCTTACGCCGAAGGGAACCCGGACCTACAGGGGAGGATATACGGACTTCAGGCGGGAACGGGAGCGGGAGCGCAAAGAGCAGGAAGCCCTCTACAAAAAGCAGCAGCAACAGAAGCGAAAATTGGAGGAAGCGATCCGCCGCTACCGCGAATGGTACGCAAAGGCCCACACCACCGCCGGCGAGCGAAATCCCTTTCTGAAGAAAAGGGCTGAAAAGAACCGAACCCGTTTTCAGGCCAAGGAAAGGGCGCTGGAACGTCTGGAGCAGGAAAAGGTAGAGCGCCCCAAAGAGGATCCCCGGGTGCAGGTCCGCTTCGAAGAGGGCACCTTTGAAGCGCGCCATCTGATTCGGCTGGAGGGAGCGGATGTCGGTTACGGGGAGGAGACGGTACTCAAGAATATCACCTTCACCCTTTCCCGGGGGGATCGGATGGTTGTGGTCGGCCCGAACGGAAGCGGGAAGACGACGCTGTTGAAGTTGCTCGCCGGAAAACTGGACCCCCGCACGGGGACGGTGATCCGCCATCCGGCTCTGCGGGTGGGCTATTTCGCTCAGGAGCTGGAGAATTTGAAGGAGGATGAGACGATTTTGGAGAGCCTTCTTCGCCTTCCGGGGATGACCCAGGGAGAGGCTCGGAACATTCTCGCCGCGTTTTTGTTCCGGAAGGAGGAAGTTCACCGAAAAATCGGCAGTCTCAGCATGGGTGAACGATGTCGGGTGGCTTTCGTCAATCTCTATTTTTCCGAGGCCAACCTGATGGTACTGGATGAACCGACCAACTATCTGGATATTCCCACCCGGGAGCGAATCGAGGAGGCGCTGCTTCAATACCCGGGAGCGATGGTGCTGGTTTCCCATGACCGCACGCTGTTGAAGAAGGTGTCCAACCGGGTGGCCCATTTGAGGAATGGGCGCGTGGAAATTTATCCAGGGGGATATGGAGAGTATCTGACCCGCCTGAAAGATCGGGCCCGGTCGGCCGATCCCGAAACGGAGAGGCGAATCCGTTCCCTGGAATTGGAATTGAGCCGGCTGATGGCCGAAGAGGAGCCGGAAACGGAAGAGGACAAAGGCATCCTGTACGACCGCATCCGGGAGGTCAAAGTGGAACTAATGCGGTTGAAGGCCTTGAAGGAAGCGGAACACTCCTCCCATGGCTGA
- a CDS encoding LysE family translocator produces the protein MDIADLLLFTGISVMLTLMPGPDILFVIAQSITHSRRDGIAVALGLCTGLVVHTTAAVLGVSALLYHSSVAFQALKWAGALYLFVLAWQALREAEDTGGADEPPVRRRPFAALYRRGILMNLLNPKVSLFFLAFFPQFVSPGAGSVSWQMMVLGAVFTAQALLVFTAVSVIAHRIGRNVLKNATSSKWVSRTKAGIYALLGARLVFMERE, from the coding sequence ATGGATATTGCGGATCTGCTCCTATTTACGGGGATCTCCGTGATGCTGACCTTGATGCCGGGGCCGGACATCTTGTTCGTCATCGCCCAGAGCATCACACACAGCCGCCGGGACGGAATTGCTGTCGCCCTGGGGTTGTGCACGGGATTGGTGGTGCATACGACGGCGGCCGTATTGGGTGTTTCGGCGCTGCTGTACCATTCTTCCGTCGCCTTTCAGGCGTTGAAGTGGGCGGGGGCGCTTTACCTGTTTGTTTTGGCTTGGCAGGCGCTGCGGGAAGCGGAGGATACGGGGGGAGCCGATGAGCCGCCCGTGCGCCGCCGGCCATTTGCCGCACTCTACCGGCGGGGCATCCTCATGAATCTGCTCAATCCGAAGGTTTCCTTGTTTTTTCTGGCGTTTTTTCCCCAGTTCGTTTCACCGGGCGCCGGTTCCGTTTCCTGGCAAATGATGGTTCTCGGGGCGGTGTTTACCGCACAGGCGCTGCTCGTATTTACCGCCGTTTCCGTGATCGCTCACCGGATCGGCCGCAATGTCCTGAAAAACGCGACCTCGTCGAAGTGGGTCAGCCGGACCAAGGCGGGGATATACGCCTTGTTGGGAGCGAGGTTGGTATTTATGGAGAGGGAGTGA
- a CDS encoding YitT family protein, with amino-acid sequence MTKVRLLKRAVLIAIGAMLAAVGLELFLVPNNIIDGGIVGISIILSHLTGMKLGILIFFLNLPFFYIGYKQIGKTFALSTFFAVGLLSVGTALLHSIDEVTDDPLLATVFGGIILGMGVGFVIRYGGSLDGTEILAILFNKRLPFSVGQIVMFFNIFILGSAGFVFGWDRAMYSLIAYFIAFKMIDIVIEGFDETKSVWIISDRAKEIGEALLYRLGRGVTYLSGEGAYTGDEKKVIFCVVTRLEEAKLKMIVEELDPQAFLAVGNIHDVNGGRFKKRDIH; translated from the coding sequence ATGACAAAGGTCAGATTGCTGAAGAGAGCGGTGCTGATCGCCATCGGTGCCATGCTGGCGGCGGTGGGACTGGAATTGTTCCTTGTGCCCAACAATATCATCGATGGAGGAATCGTCGGGATATCGATCATTTTGTCCCATTTGACGGGAATGAAGTTGGGGATCCTGATTTTTTTCCTCAACCTTCCTTTCTTCTATATCGGTTACAAGCAAATCGGTAAAACCTTCGCCTTGTCCACGTTTTTTGCAGTGGGCCTGCTGTCGGTCGGAACGGCACTTCTCCATTCCATCGATGAGGTCACGGATGATCCGCTGTTGGCGACGGTTTTCGGGGGAATCATTCTGGGAATGGGAGTGGGATTTGTCATCCGCTACGGGGGCTCCTTGGACGGAACGGAAATTTTGGCCATCCTGTTCAACAAGCGGCTTCCCTTTTCCGTCGGCCAGATCGTGATGTTTTTCAATATCTTCATCCTGGGAAGTGCCGGGTTCGTTTTCGGTTGGGACCGGGCCATGTACTCGCTGATTGCTTATTTCATTGCCTTCAAAATGATTGATATCGTCATCGAAGGATTTGATGAAACCAAATCGGTGTGGATCATCAGCGACCGCGCCAAGGAAATCGGGGAAGCGCTTCTCTACCGACTGGGTCGGGGGGTCACCTATCTGTCCGGAGAGGGAGCCTATACCGGAGACGAGAAAAAGGTGATTTTCTGCGTGGTAACCCGGTTGGAGGAAGCGAAGCTGAAGATGATTGTGGAAGAGTTGGACCCCCAAGCTTTTTTGGCCGTCGGCAACATTCACGATGTCAACGGAGGCCGGTTCAAAAAGCGGGATATTCACTAA
- the opp4C gene encoding oligopeptide ABC transporter permease produces MSSSAEVILNQPEQGPELNPDAKGRKGKSPFQLALRRFVRNRMAVAGIFILLAVTLLSICAPLIAKNNPYTSDLYNTDARPDGKHWLGTDDTGRDTFSRLLYGGRISLLIGLLTMIFTVLIGGTLGAIAGYYGKWVDMIIMRATDVLLTLPTLLMFLFLASILEKTSLWVLIVALALTSWATTARIVRGQFLSLREREFVLSARAIGCSDLRIIFRHMIPNALGPIIVNATLLMAVMISVESALSFLGFGVPEPTPTWGNMLNGARNLRVLTQQPWLWIPPGFMIVITVLAINFIGDGLRDAFDTRSTRR; encoded by the coding sequence ATGTCTTCTTCTGCCGAAGTGATTCTGAACCAGCCGGAACAAGGTCCCGAACTCAATCCGGACGCCAAGGGGAGGAAGGGGAAATCTCCCTTCCAGCTGGCCCTCCGACGGTTTGTCCGAAACCGGATGGCGGTGGCCGGAATCTTTATCCTGCTCGCGGTCACGCTGTTGTCGATCTGCGCTCCGCTGATCGCGAAAAACAATCCGTACACCTCCGATCTGTACAACACCGATGCCCGCCCGGACGGGAAGCACTGGCTGGGCACCGACGACACCGGAAGGGATACCTTTTCCCGCCTGTTGTACGGGGGACGCATTTCTCTATTGATCGGACTGTTAACGATGATCTTTACGGTTTTGATCGGAGGGACGCTGGGGGCCATCGCCGGATATTACGGCAAATGGGTGGATATGATCATCATGCGCGCCACGGATGTGCTGCTCACACTTCCCACCCTGCTGATGTTTCTCTTTTTGGCGTCCATTCTTGAAAAAACCAGCCTCTGGGTGCTGATTGTCGCTCTGGCTCTCACATCCTGGGCGACCACGGCAAGGATCGTCCGCGGCCAGTTTCTCTCGCTCAGGGAGAGGGAATTTGTGCTGAGTGCCCGGGCGATCGGATGCAGCGATCTTCGGATCATCTTCCGCCACATGATTCCCAACGCCCTCGGACCGATCATCGTCAACGCCACCCTGTTGATGGCGGTGATGATCTCCGTGGAGTCGGCCCTCAGCTTTCTCGGTTTCGGGGTGCCGGAGCCGACGCCCACTTGGGGGAACATGCTGAACGGCGCCCGGAACTTGCGCGTCCTGACCCAGCAGCCATGGCTGTGGATTCCACCCGGATTTATGATTGTCATCACCGTGTTGGCGATCAATTTCATCGGCGACGGACTCAGGGACGCGTTCGATACTCGCTCGACACGGCGATAG
- a CDS encoding ABC transporter permease: MTTYIIRRLLVMIPVLIIISMILFTMIQFAPGDAFTGQLDPNVDARYYEQMRKQFGLDKSPVEQYLIWAGNFVKGELGISFRHKTPVNEMISERIGNTFFLAVCALILTYALAIPLGIYSAQHPYGKVDYTLTGTAFVGLSMPSFFAGILLIYLFAFKLRWFPSSGTVTAGAGFEGIALWMDKLHHVVLPAFTLAIINIASYMRYTRASVLEAKQQDYVRTAFAKGVPAPLVLRRHVLRNALLPLVTLFGLDLGLLFSGAVITETIFSWPGLGQLLFESVVNRDYPILMATTMLIAICVLVGNLVADILYGVVDPRIRYD, translated from the coding sequence TTGACCACGTACATTATCCGGCGTCTGCTCGTGATGATACCGGTGCTGATCATCATTTCGATGATCCTTTTCACGATGATCCAGTTCGCCCCGGGAGACGCCTTCACAGGACAACTGGATCCCAATGTGGATGCCCGTTACTATGAGCAGATGCGCAAACAGTTCGGCTTGGACAAAAGCCCCGTCGAGCAGTATTTGATCTGGGCCGGCAACTTTGTAAAGGGGGAGCTGGGCATTTCCTTTCGCCACAAGACGCCGGTGAACGAGATGATTTCCGAGCGGATCGGCAACACCTTTTTCCTCGCCGTGTGCGCGCTGATTCTCACTTACGCCCTGGCGATTCCCCTGGGAATCTATTCGGCGCAGCATCCTTATGGCAAGGTGGATTACACCCTGACGGGGACGGCTTTTGTCGGCCTGTCGATGCCCAGTTTTTTTGCGGGAATTCTTCTGATCTATCTTTTCGCCTTCAAATTGCGGTGGTTTCCATCCTCGGGGACGGTGACCGCGGGGGCGGGGTTTGAGGGCATCGCCCTGTGGATGGACAAGTTGCATCATGTGGTGTTGCCCGCCTTTACCCTGGCCATCATCAACATCGCTTCTTACATGCGTTATACCCGGGCCAGCGTGCTGGAGGCCAAGCAGCAGGATTACGTGCGGACGGCATTTGCCAAGGGGGTTCCCGCGCCGCTGGTTTTGCGCCGGCATGTTCTCCGGAACGCCCTGCTTCCTCTGGTGACGCTGTTTGGCCTGGATCTCGGCCTGCTCTTTTCCGGCGCGGTGATCACGGAGACAATCTTCAGTTGGCCCGGTTTGGGACAGTTGCTGTTCGAGTCGGTGGTCAACCGGGATTACCCGATCCTGATGGCGACGACGATGCTGATCGCCATTTGCGTGCTCGTCGGCAACCTGGTGGCGGATATCCTTTACGGCGTGGTGGATCCGAGGATCCGTTACGATTAG